Proteins encoded together in one Candidatus Acidulodesulfobacterium acidiphilum window:
- a CDS encoding nicotinamide-nucleotide amidohydrolase family protein produces the protein MKDIKILVISDDGNFAAAGEIIKELSDVLSVYGLGFKEAVIMPENQDVSISKVVSYMTSEDSFVIICGGIKEGSSLTSEIICSVLKKERTRSKDAADLMALVYESNKKSFDHSAEKACYFPDHSFIVPNQNSGISGFYLTEPVFIAAFPLEPHNAVYMFKNHVLGKMLGKLGINYFVKFRKYKLFGLKEKEFEALFAKLKQVSDVNLTYEYSYGEFIISAAVNGVSTQKLNENIKLIDSKTGGIFKNYLYGYDEDELEVVCSYLLKENEIKISVAESLTGGHISDKLTDLPGASSYFLYGGVVYSNFAKTDILGVDPSIIEKEGAVSEACAEEMAEKVREKTKSDIGIAVTGLAGPGTDGGNYPVGTVFIALSSDKIKESRKYVFSGSRADIKSYTTKMALFWIYRLLNEISGKNMTKI, from the coding sequence ATGAAAGACATAAAAATATTAGTTATATCGGACGACGGAAATTTTGCCGCGGCAGGCGAAATAATAAAAGAGCTCTCCGACGTGCTTTCGGTTTACGGACTCGGTTTCAAAGAAGCCGTAATTATGCCGGAAAACCAGGATGTAAGCATATCTAAAGTCGTATCTTATATGACGTCCGAAGATTCTTTCGTAATAATATGCGGAGGCATAAAGGAAGGAAGTTCCTTGACTTCCGAAATAATATGCTCCGTTTTGAAGAAAGAACGGACGAGAAGCAAAGATGCCGCAGACTTGATGGCTTTAGTTTACGAATCGAACAAAAAATCTTTCGATCATTCCGCAGAAAAAGCATGTTATTTTCCCGACCATTCTTTTATCGTGCCGAATCAAAATTCCGGCATATCCGGTTTTTATCTTACCGAACCCGTATTTATAGCCGCGTTTCCTTTAGAGCCTCATAATGCGGTTTATATGTTCAAAAATCACGTTCTCGGTAAAATGCTCGGAAAATTAGGTATAAATTATTTCGTCAAATTTAGAAAATACAAGCTGTTCGGTTTAAAAGAAAAAGAGTTTGAAGCTCTTTTTGCAAAATTAAAACAGGTTTCGGACGTTAATTTAACGTATGAATATTCATACGGGGAATTTATTATATCCGCGGCGGTAAACGGCGTTTCAACCCAAAAACTCAATGAAAACATAAAGTTAATAGATTCAAAAACCGGCGGAATTTTTAAAAATTATCTTTACGGTTATGACGAAGACGAACTTGAAGTAGTATGCTCTTATCTGTTGAAGGAAAACGAAATTAAGATATCCGTGGCGGAATCCCTTACCGGAGGGCATATTTCCGACAAACTTACCGACCTGCCGGGCGCATCTTCTTATTTTCTTTACGGCGGCGTAGTATATTCAAATTTTGCAAAAACCGATATTTTAGGAGTAGATCCGTCTATTATAGAAAAAGAAGGCGCCGTTTCCGAAGCATGCGCAGAGGAAATGGCAGAAAAAGTAAGGGAAAAAACAAAATCGGATATAGGCATCGCCGTTACAGGTTTAGCGGGACCCGGTACCGACGGCGGCAATTATCCGGTAGGAACGGTTTTTATAGCATTATCGAGCGATAAAATAAAAGAGTCCAGAAAATATGTTTTTTCCGGTTCGCGTGCCGATATAAAATCTTATACGACGAAAATGGCGCTGTTCTGGATTTACAGGCTTTTAAACGAAATAAGCGGCAAAAATATGACAAAAATTTAA
- a CDS encoding phosphatidylglycerophosphatase A, which translates to MNKMNEFKKNNPFIFAASFFYAGFFPYGPGTAGSVAAFLLYIFLLRFLNPFYYIAVCIIIFITGVYVSSKASKISGLEDPPFVVIDEVLGYLAVMSGLLWMHFDFFHILIYSLLGLLLFRIFDISKPLFIGTIDKKIKGGLGIMLDDVAAALFSVIILRIAIVIIAGI; encoded by the coding sequence ATGAATAAAATGAACGAATTTAAAAAAAATAACCCGTTTATTTTTGCGGCATCCTTTTTTTACGCAGGATTTTTTCCTTACGGTCCCGGTACCGCCGGTTCCGTAGCCGCTTTTTTGCTGTATATATTTTTGCTTAGATTTTTAAACCCTTTTTATTATATCGCAGTATGTATTATAATATTTATTACCGGGGTTTACGTTTCTTCCAAGGCTTCTAAAATATCCGGATTAGAGGACCCGCCTTTCGTAGTAATAGACGAAGTTCTCGGCTACCTTGCAGTTATGTCCGGTTTATTATGGATGCATTTCGATTTTTTTCATATTTTGATATACTCTTTACTTGGGCTTCTTCTTTTTCGTATTTTCGACATATCGAAGCCGCTGTTTATAGGAACTATAGACAAAAAAATTAAAGGCGGATTAGGCATTATGCTGGACGACGTCGCCGCCGCCCTTTTTTCCGTAATAATTTTAAGAATAGCTATCGTAATAATAGCAGGTATCTAA
- the rodA gene encoding rod shape-determining protein RodA, with protein sequence MKILNNKYTQNFDFIILFTVIIIFSLGIINLYGSLSIHHKDFFDPYVIKQLVWFVVSILIMALIISIDYNTLIEAAYYIYGFILIFIVIVLVKGRITHGASRWISLGVLSFQPSELMKIALIFALVKYFTTCENKKGYNLRSLIIPFIMILIPVLLIAKEPDLGTSLIVLFIGLIIIFLAGIKRNSMLILAGIILVTGPVLWFRLKSYQKSRILIFLHPAKDYLGAGYNIIQSEIAVGAGRLFGDGFGNGSQSTLDFLPAKHTDFIFSTYMQQFGFIGGLVLIILYFIVIIRGFKIVYRAKKLQGFLLGGGALAIITFHAIINMFMTVGLLPVVGVPLPFFSYGGTSLVVDMSAVAILLNISMRRYKFQS encoded by the coding sequence ATGAAAATATTAAATAATAAATATACGCAGAATTTCGATTTTATAATACTTTTTACGGTAATTATAATTTTTTCGTTAGGTATTATTAATCTTTACGGTTCCTTAAGCATACATCACAAAGATTTTTTCGATCCGTACGTCATAAAACAGCTCGTATGGTTTGTAGTGTCTATTCTGATAATGGCCTTAATTATATCCATAGATTACAATACTTTGATAGAAGCGGCGTATTATATATACGGATTTATTTTAATATTTATCGTTATCGTGCTAGTAAAAGGAAGAATTACCCACGGAGCTTCGAGATGGATTTCTCTCGGCGTACTTTCGTTTCAGCCTTCCGAATTAATGAAAATAGCCCTGATATTCGCTCTCGTCAAATATTTTACGACCTGCGAAAACAAAAAAGGCTACAACCTGCGGAGCCTTATTATACCTTTTATTATGATATTGATACCTGTTTTATTAATAGCTAAAGAGCCGGACTTAGGAACGTCCCTTATAGTTTTATTTATAGGGTTAATTATTATTTTTTTGGCGGGAATTAAAAGAAATTCCATGCTTATACTCGCCGGAATTATTCTGGTAACAGGTCCGGTTTTATGGTTCAGGCTTAAATCTTACCAGAAAAGCAGAATATTGATATTTCTGCATCCCGCAAAAGATTATCTCGGAGCTGGATATAATATTATACAATCGGAAATAGCCGTGGGAGCGGGACGGCTTTTCGGCGACGGTTTCGGCAACGGCTCCCAGAGCACTTTGGATTTTTTGCCGGCAAAGCATACCGATTTTATTTTTTCGACTTATATGCAGCAGTTTGGTTTTATAGGCGGATTAGTTCTTATAATTCTTTATTTTATAGTTATAATAAGAGGGTTTAAGATAGTTTACAGAGCCAAAAAACTTCAGGGTTTTTTACTCGGCGGCGGAGCTCTTGCCATTATAACTTTTCATGCTATAATAAATATGTTTATGACCGTCGGCCTTTTGCCAGTAGTAGGCGTCCCGCTTCCGTTTTTCAGCTACGGCGGCACGTCGCTCGTCGTAGATATGTCCGCGGTAGCAATACTCCTGAATATTTCTATGAGGAGGTATAAATTCCAATCGTAA
- the mrdA gene encoding penicillin-binding protein 2 — MSSLYSENGVFKEQKNRINIIAVIVTALLFILLVKLFFLQVIMGGYYYDLARDNATRVIYLAAPRGDILSSDGKIFVDDESSFNIAVTLSRVKNVRSELKFLAVLMHRNYRHILKKVKKEEFLPPYEPIIIMRNISVKQLSRFEVNKLFLKGFFVAKIPIRHYPYVKMGAQIFGYVGPVSSVQLKEAKYSYLNSSDIIGETGLEYYYQKYLHGKDGEKRIVVNSKGEPIGKVIVKKPEMGANLYTTLDFTLQKLAYKLMKKREGAVIAVNPENGKILAMVSTPSFNPFYFSEGISEKHWSSIIGNDEHPLQNKAIQNAIAPGSTFKAVASLAALSLHIITPKEKIYAGPTFKLGDAVFYNWNPYQNSKINLYKAIAESVDTYYYSIGVRIGIDQLAKYAFKLGLGKKTGIDLPGENPGFIPTKRLVYERYRRHWYKGSTLSAIIGQSYDLVTPIQLVMAYSAIANGGKLYRPYILEKIVSQKGKVLRTMKPKFIRNIDIKKKYLDAVKKGLCEVVSKSYGTAVNARIRGIKFCGKTGTAQVISKTYSIYDIKSVPRKYRDNAWFVGFAPLKNPKIAVVVLDMHAKFLGANAAVIAKKIVEKYLEQKGLWKPSKHHKKSKKNNIPSFIYTSF, encoded by the coding sequence ATGTCTTCTTTATATAGCGAAAACGGAGTATTTAAAGAACAAAAAAACAGAATTAATATTATTGCAGTTATCGTAACCGCACTGTTATTTATTTTATTAGTCAAGCTTTTTTTTCTTCAAGTTATAATGGGCGGATACTATTATGACCTGGCACGCGATAATGCTACGAGAGTTATATATCTGGCGGCTCCAAGAGGGGATATATTGTCTTCGGACGGAAAAATATTCGTCGACGACGAATCTTCTTTTAATATAGCCGTTACGCTGTCGAGGGTAAAAAATGTAAGGTCGGAATTAAAATTTCTTGCAGTACTGATGCATAGAAACTACCGGCATATTTTGAAAAAAGTAAAAAAAGAAGAATTTCTTCCGCCTTACGAACCGATTATCATTATGCGGAATATTTCCGTCAAACAACTCTCCAGATTCGAGGTAAACAAACTCTTCCTAAAAGGTTTTTTCGTGGCTAAGATTCCCATAAGGCATTATCCTTACGTAAAAATGGGAGCCCAGATTTTCGGATATGTAGGTCCGGTGTCGTCCGTCCAGCTAAAAGAAGCTAAATATTCATATCTTAATTCTTCCGACATTATCGGCGAAACAGGGCTTGAATACTATTACCAGAAATATCTGCACGGAAAGGACGGGGAAAAAAGAATCGTCGTAAACTCGAAAGGCGAACCTATAGGAAAGGTTATAGTAAAAAAACCGGAAATGGGCGCTAATTTATATACTACCCTTGATTTTACTTTACAAAAATTAGCTTATAAACTTATGAAAAAAAGAGAAGGAGCGGTTATAGCCGTAAATCCCGAAAACGGAAAAATTCTCGCTATGGTTTCCACCCCTTCCTTTAACCCTTTTTATTTTTCGGAAGGCATTAGCGAAAAACACTGGAGCTCAATTATCGGCAACGACGAACATCCGCTTCAAAACAAGGCCATCCAGAACGCAATCGCGCCCGGTTCGACTTTTAAAGCCGTGGCTTCTCTTGCCGCTCTTTCCCTTCATATAATTACGCCTAAAGAAAAAATTTATGCCGGACCGACTTTTAAATTGGGAGATGCGGTATTTTACAACTGGAATCCTTATCAGAATTCAAAAATAAATCTGTATAAGGCAATAGCCGAATCCGTGGATACTTATTATTATTCCATAGGCGTCAGGATAGGCATCGACCAGCTTGCGAAATACGCTTTTAAACTCGGTTTGGGAAAGAAAACCGGAATAGATCTGCCGGGGGAAAATCCGGGTTTTATTCCCACCAAACGTTTAGTTTACGAAAGATACCGCAGGCACTGGTATAAGGGTTCTACCCTGTCGGCAATCATAGGGCAGAGTTACGACCTTGTAACTCCGATACAGCTTGTTATGGCTTACAGCGCCATAGCTAACGGAGGAAAACTTTACAGACCGTATATACTTGAAAAAATAGTTTCTCAGAAAGGAAAAGTATTAAGGACAATGAAGCCGAAATTTATAAGGAATATAGATATAAAAAAGAAATATCTCGATGCGGTTAAAAAAGGTCTCTGCGAAGTTGTAAGCAAAAGTTATGGAACGGCCGTAAACGCCAGAATAAGGGGCATAAAATTTTGCGGCAAAACCGGTACGGCGCAGGTCATATCGAAAACTTATTCTATTTACGACATTAAAAGCGTGCCGAGAAAATACAGGGACAATGCATGGTTCGTCGGATTTGCTCCGCTTAAAAATCCTAAAATCGCCGTCGTGGTTTTAGATATGCATGCTAAATTTCTCGGAGCAAACGCGGCAGTTATAGCAAAAAAAATAGTGGAAAAATATTTGGAGCAGAAAGGGCTGTGGAAACCGTCCAAACATCATAAAAAGAGCAAGAAAAACAATATTCCGAGTTTTATATATACAAGTTTTTAA